The Deinococcus misasensis DSM 22328 nucleotide sequence CCCGCAACTAAAGTGGCAGGCTTGTGTCTGTACTCCATCTCAGTTCCGTATAAACGGCTTTGACTTCCCGGTACGACACATCAGGGCGCACTGACAACGCACCCGTACCCATCCAGTCTTGCCAGACAAGCAACGTTCTCAAGTTGATGTTTCTGGCTGCTGCGAGGTCTGCATGCAATTGAAACCCACACACTTCACACATCATCATCAGTCCCGCATTCGGCCTGTTC carries:
- a CDS encoding zinc ribbon domain-containing protein, encoding MKASKRCRSQWSFAELQAFLSYKAPLMGCMTTRVHAHHTSQCCPKCGHCSKGNRPNAGLMMMCEVCGFQLHADLAAARNINLRTLLVWQDWMGTGALSVRPDVSYREVKAVYTELRWSTDTSLPL